One window of the Shewanella maritima genome contains the following:
- the fldA gene encoding flavodoxin FldA: MATVGLFFGSDTGNTEAVAKMIQKKLGKTMVDVKDIAKSTKEQIAEFDLLLFGIPTWYYGEAQCDWDDFFPDLEQIDFTDKLVAIFGCGDQEDYAEYFLDAMGMVGDIVEAKGGIIIGHWPTEGYDFEASKALVDDKHFIGLGIDEDRQPELTEERVDAWVKQIYDEMCLAELAD, translated from the coding sequence ATGGCAACTGTAGGTCTTTTTTTCGGTAGTGACACAGGTAACACCGAAGCTGTAGCCAAAATGATCCAGAAAAAACTGGGTAAAACTATGGTTGATGTAAAAGACATCGCCAAAAGCACCAAAGAGCAAATCGCTGAGTTCGATTTACTGCTTTTTGGTATCCCGACTTGGTACTATGGTGAAGCACAATGCGATTGGGATGACTTCTTTCCTGATCTTGAGCAAATTGACTTCACTGACAAGTTAGTCGCAATCTTCGGTTGTGGCGACCAAGAGGACTACGCTGAGTACTTCCTTGATGCAATGGGCATGGTTGGCGATATTGTTGAAGCCAAAGGCGGCATCATTATCGGTCACTGGCCAACAGAAGGTTACGATTTCGAAGCATCTAAAGCATTAGTTGATGACAAGCACTTTATCGGTCTAGGTATCGACGAAGATCGTCAACCAGAGCTAACTGAAGAACGTGTTGATGCTTGGGTTAAGCAAATCTATGATGAAATGTGCTTAGCTGAGCTTGCTGACTAA
- a CDS encoding DUF2788 domain-containing protein has product MLNQYMEQIETLGLNFFFAAIFFFIGMAIRDVLKQGDVPKFGQYIVWLVLFLGCAGFVAKGIIQMTWESSGIG; this is encoded by the coding sequence ATGTTAAACCAATACATGGAACAGATTGAAACACTTGGGTTAAACTTTTTCTTTGCTGCCATCTTCTTTTTTATCGGCATGGCAATCCGTGACGTATTAAAACAAGGCGATGTGCCAAAGTTTGGTCAGTACATTGTATGGTTAGTATTATTTCTTGGGTGTGCAGGCTTCGTCGCTAAAGGCATTATCCAAATGACCTGGGAAAGCTCAGGGATTGGTTAA
- the earP gene encoding elongation factor P maturation arginine rhamnosyltransferase EarP, with product MTTNPLLADQNGVNPDGTNQNGAANGSSKHWDIFCLVVDNYGDIGVTWRLAKQLANEHKIKVNLWVDDLNSFAHILPELTPSRAKQSFNGVTIYKWDETNLAPFTPGSVLVEAFACELPNAVKDKLNQHKQTFGTQPVWINLEYLCAEDWVEGCHALPSMQSNGLQKWFYFPGFTTKTGGLICESNLLETCEQWQSDASNKLALLNEFGITGIKANDYFISLFSYENNTISALLNHYASKPEQATHVLVPQGRSVASVEQYLQAECGLTYATLTLGKPVTIGQITLHLLPMTNQESYDKLLWSCDLNIVRGEDSFLRAQWAQRPFIWHIYPQDEDYHLVKLNAFLAHYCKDWPQDVAEHYVELVNGFNVYNAQQVACELQAFDDQLEFIEQMAKIWPQSAINDTDLVSRLVQFVKSR from the coding sequence ATGACAACTAATCCACTTTTAGCAGATCAAAATGGCGTAAATCCAGACGGAACAAATCAAAACGGCGCAGCAAACGGCAGCTCCAAACACTGGGATATCTTTTGTCTAGTTGTAGATAACTATGGTGACATAGGCGTAACCTGGCGCCTTGCCAAGCAACTCGCCAATGAGCATAAGATTAAGGTTAACCTGTGGGTTGATGACCTAAACAGCTTTGCTCACATTTTACCTGAGCTAACCCCTTCAAGAGCAAAACAATCCTTTAATGGCGTAACCATTTATAAGTGGGACGAGACTAATCTAGCGCCATTTACGCCAGGCTCGGTACTTGTAGAAGCGTTTGCCTGTGAGTTACCAAATGCAGTAAAAGACAAACTGAATCAACACAAGCAGACGTTTGGCACACAACCTGTCTGGATTAACCTTGAGTACCTTTGCGCCGAAGACTGGGTTGAGGGTTGTCATGCTCTGCCGTCAATGCAATCAAATGGCTTACAAAAGTGGTTTTATTTCCCAGGGTTTACCACCAAAACAGGCGGGCTAATTTGCGAAAGCAATTTACTCGAAACCTGCGAGCAATGGCAAAGTGACGCTAGCAATAAACTGGCGCTGCTCAATGAATTTGGCATTACTGGCATAAAGGCCAATGATTATTTTATTAGCCTCTTCAGCTATGAAAATAACACTATTAGCGCGCTATTGAATCACTACGCCAGCAAGCCAGAGCAAGCCACGCATGTACTTGTGCCGCAAGGTCGCAGTGTTGCCAGCGTTGAACAATATCTACAGGCTGAATGTGGTTTGACTTACGCCACACTTACACTGGGCAAGCCAGTCACCATAGGGCAAATTACCTTGCACCTATTGCCAATGACTAATCAAGAAAGTTACGACAAGCTACTTTGGAGCTGCGATCTCAACATTGTCCGCGGTGAAGATTCATTTTTGCGCGCGCAGTGGGCACAAAGGCCGTTTATTTGGCATATCTACCCGCAAGATGAAGACTATCACCTAGTTAAGCTCAACGCTTTTTTAGCGCATTACTGTAAAGACTGGCCACAAGATGTTGCTGAGCATTACGTCGAGCTGGTAAATGGATTCAATGTCTACAACGCACAGCAAGTCGCTTGTGAGCTACAAGCGTTCGACGACCAGTTAGAATTCATTGAGCAAATGGCAAAAATTTGGCCACAGAGTGCGATTAATGATACAGATCTAGTATCTCGACTAGTCCAATTCGTCAAAAGTCGTTAA
- a CDS encoding alpha/beta fold hydrolase: MHYETRGQGQPVILIHGLFGNIDNLKNLAISLESDFQVTRVDVPNHGLSTHWQHMDYVNLASAFIELLDSLNIEKANFVGHSMGGKIAMAIALLHPKRVSGLVVADIAPVAYQPRHDDVFRALNSLNLSDTDRKRALAHMLEHNIDEGTAQFLLKNLQRSDGGFKWKMNLTGLQQSYPDIIGWPFTKQSQLPWQPFQLPCLFVRGGDSNYVTAEHRQEIIEQFPKVAAKTLNGTGHWLHAQKPEIFNRIVKDFLVQNQSN, from the coding sequence ATGCATTATGAAACGCGCGGCCAAGGACAACCCGTTATTCTCATTCATGGGTTGTTTGGCAATATTGATAACCTAAAAAATTTAGCCATTAGCCTAGAGTCTGACTTTCAGGTTACCCGCGTCGATGTGCCCAATCACGGCTTAAGTACTCATTGGCAGCACATGGATTACGTTAACCTCGCGAGCGCATTTATCGAATTGTTAGATTCGCTAAACATTGAAAAAGCCAACTTTGTGGGGCATTCAATGGGCGGCAAAATCGCCATGGCAATTGCACTGCTGCACCCGAAGCGTGTGAGCGGTTTAGTTGTCGCCGACATTGCGCCCGTTGCTTATCAGCCAAGACATGACGATGTATTTCGCGCATTAAACTCATTAAATCTTAGTGATACCGACCGTAAACGTGCGCTAGCACACATGCTTGAGCACAATATTGATGAAGGCACGGCGCAGTTTTTACTTAAGAACCTGCAGCGTAGCGATGGCGGGTTTAAATGGAAAATGAATTTGACAGGTTTACAGCAAAGTTATCCTGACATTATTGGTTGGCCATTTACAAAGCAAAGTCAGTTGCCTTGGCAACCTTTTCAGTTACCCTGCTTGTTTGTTCGTGGCGGTGACTCCAACTATGTTACCGCTGAGCATCGACAAGAAATAATTGAACAATTTCCAAAAGTTGCTGCGAAAACGCTTAATGGCACTGGTCACTGGCTACACGCACAAAAACCAGAAATATTTAACCGAATCGTTAAAGACTTTCTTGTACAAAATCAGAGCAATTAG
- the seqA gene encoding replication initiation negative regulator SeqA — MKYIEIDEELYSFIASKTERIGESASDILRRLLGLTVENIDQQSNVHISQPSLETKPLSNEEQNALFNKAKEAVEKLVSTKHIADVKEPQGNTAEQVAEVTSPAAGEETTKSNIVASSNDFATIVNEHLIAQQKGAVGRFMFLLQSLAQVAGDSFEQVLQVQGKGRLYFARSKQELLAASQSANPKQIEDTTYWVTTNNNTAKKRNILKEVLLQLGCDESVALSIVKHI; from the coding sequence ATGAAATACATCGAAATTGATGAAGAATTATATAGTTTCATTGCGAGTAAAACAGAGCGCATTGGTGAAAGCGCCTCAGATATTCTTCGTCGCTTATTAGGGTTAACTGTTGAAAATATCGATCAACAAAGCAATGTCCATATAAGCCAACCAAGCCTAGAAACCAAACCGCTGTCAAATGAAGAACAAAACGCTTTGTTTAACAAAGCGAAAGAAGCGGTAGAAAAGCTAGTGAGCACTAAGCATATTGCTGATGTAAAAGAGCCGCAAGGCAACACGGCTGAACAAGTTGCTGAAGTCACATCACCAGCTGCGGGTGAAGAAACAACAAAGAGCAATATTGTTGCTAGCAGTAATGATTTTGCAACAATCGTCAACGAACATCTCATTGCACAGCAAAAAGGTGCCGTCGGGCGTTTTATGTTTTTATTACAAAGCCTGGCACAAGTTGCCGGCGATAGTTTTGAGCAAGTTTTGCAGGTTCAAGGCAAAGGGCGCTTGTATTTTGCTCGATCAAAGCAAGAGTTATTGGCGGCAAGTCAGTCTGCTAATCCTAAGCAAATTGAAGATACAACATATTGGGTTACCACCAATAACAACACCGCAAAGAAACGCAATATTTTAAAAGAAGTGCTATTGCAGTTAGGTTGTGATGAAAGCGTAGCGTTATCGATCGTAAAACATATTTAG
- a CDS encoding pyridoxal phosphate-dependent aminotransferase: MRPIIKSNKLDTVCYDIRGPVHKEARRLEDEGHRILKLNIGNPAPFGFDAPEEIVRDVILNLPSAQGYCESKGLFSARKAIVQHYQSHGIQGIDVEDVYIGNGASELICMALQGLLNNDDEVLIPSPDYPLWTAAANLAGGKAVHYRCDEESDWFPDLEDIKAKISPRTRGIVIINPNNPTGAVYSRELLLEIVELCRVNDIILFADEIYDKILYDEAQHIHAASLSDDILTVTFNGLSKAYRAAGFRVGWMVLSGNLKAAKNYIEGLDMLASMRLCSNVPNQHAIQTALGGYQSINELILPSGRLTVQRDVCIEALNSIPGVSVKKPKGALYAFPKLDIKKFNLRDDERLVLDLLKSEKMLLVQGTAFNWPEPDHLRVVFLPHKEDLQKAMQGFGNFLEHYQQ; the protein is encoded by the coding sequence ATGCGCCCTATAATTAAATCTAATAAACTCGACACCGTCTGTTATGACATAAGAGGACCGGTTCACAAAGAAGCAAGGCGCCTAGAAGACGAAGGTCACCGCATTCTAAAACTCAATATTGGTAATCCTGCGCCGTTCGGATTTGATGCACCCGAAGAAATTGTACGCGACGTTATTCTTAATCTGCCTAGCGCGCAAGGCTACTGCGAATCTAAAGGATTATTTTCTGCGCGTAAGGCAATCGTGCAGCATTATCAATCTCATGGTATTCAGGGCATCGACGTTGAAGATGTCTACATAGGTAATGGTGCGTCTGAGCTGATTTGTATGGCGCTACAAGGGCTGTTAAATAATGACGATGAGGTCCTAATCCCCTCGCCTGATTATCCATTATGGACTGCAGCGGCAAACCTAGCTGGCGGTAAAGCTGTGCATTACCGCTGTGATGAAGAATCAGATTGGTTCCCTGATCTTGAAGACATCAAAGCAAAGATCAGCCCTCGTACCCGTGGCATTGTAATAATTAACCCTAATAACCCGACTGGCGCAGTCTACAGCCGCGAATTATTGCTAGAGATTGTTGAGCTATGCCGGGTGAATGACATCATTTTATTCGCCGACGAGATCTACGACAAAATCCTTTACGATGAGGCCCAGCATATTCACGCTGCATCATTGTCAGACGACATCTTAACCGTGACCTTTAATGGCCTATCAAAGGCGTATCGTGCAGCTGGTTTCAGGGTTGGCTGGATGGTGCTCAGCGGTAACTTAAAAGCAGCGAAAAACTACATTGAAGGCTTAGATATGCTGGCCTCAATGCGCCTTTGCTCAAACGTACCTAACCAACACGCCATACAAACCGCGCTAGGCGGTTACCAAAGTATTAATGAGCTTATTCTGCCGTCAGGGCGCTTAACCGTGCAACGAGATGTGTGTATTGAAGCGCTAAATAGTATTCCAGGCGTTAGCGTTAAAAAGCCAAAAGGCGCGTTATACGCTTTCCCAAAATTAGACATCAAGAAGTTCAACTTAAGGGATGATGAGCGTTTAGTATTAGACCTGCTTAAAAGCGAAAAAATGTTATTAGTACAAGGCACCGCATTTAACTGGCCAGAGCCAGATCACTTGCGAGTGGTGTTTTTACCGCACAAAGAAGACTTACAAAAAGCCATGCAAGGTTTTGGTAACTTCTTAGAGCACTATCAACAATAA
- the efp gene encoding elongation factor P has translation MKTAHELRPGNVIMLDGSPWVVLKTETTRSGRNAAIVKLKLKHVLQNSTTEQTFKGEDKMEDIILDRLDCTYSYYADPMYVFMDEEYNQYDVEAENLGDAKDYIVDGMEEQCQVTFYEGKAISVELPTTIVREVTYTEPAARGDTSGKVMKPATIEGGATITVAEFVKTGDKIEIDPRTGEFKKRV, from the coding sequence ATGAAGACTGCTCATGAACTCCGTCCAGGAAACGTGATCATGTTAGATGGCAGCCCATGGGTTGTGCTAAAAACAGAAACTACTCGTTCAGGTCGTAACGCGGCGATCGTTAAGCTAAAGCTTAAGCACGTGCTACAAAACTCAACCACTGAACAAACCTTCAAAGGCGAAGACAAGATGGAAGACATCATTCTTGATCGCCTAGATTGTACCTATTCATACTATGCAGATCCTATGTATGTATTTATGGATGAAGAGTACAACCAATACGACGTTGAAGCTGAGAACCTAGGCGATGCTAAAGACTACATCGTTGATGGTATGGAAGAGCAATGTCAGGTGACTTTCTACGAAGGTAAAGCGATTTCTGTTGAATTGCCGACAACAATTGTTCGTGAAGTAACTTACACAGAGCCTGCTGCTCGTGGCGATACTTCAGGTAAAGTGATGAAGCCAGCTACCATCGAAGGCGGCGCGACAATCACTGTAGCAGAATTCGTTAAAACAGGTGACAAGATTGAAATCGACCCACGTACGGGCGAGTTCAAAAAGCGCGTATAG
- the ybfE gene encoding LexA regulated protein — protein sequence MAKETTDRTTIDLFANEKRRGRPRSNPLSREQQLKINKRNQIQRDRANGLKRIELKVSQDLYDALNQQALASNISRSQLIESILQQQIDN from the coding sequence ATGGCAAAAGAAACAACAGATAGAACGACAATTGACCTTTTTGCCAACGAGAAACGTAGAGGAAGACCAAGAAGTAATCCTCTTTCCCGTGAACAGCAATTAAAGATCAATAAACGCAATCAAATTCAGCGCGATCGCGCAAACGGTTTAAAGCGAATAGAGTTAAAGGTGTCACAAGATTTGTATGACGCCTTGAACCAACAAGCTTTGGCCAGTAACATCAGTCGAAGCCAGCTAATCGAGAGTATTCTCCAGCAGCAAATCGACAACTGA
- a CDS encoding endonuclease/exonuclease/phosphatase family protein translates to MIKRTLIALLPAIALIGGCADTQNVDSNAEIKLATWNIAWLSSHEYNQRAEADYAELARYAVQLDADVIALQEVEGQEWAHKVLGDQYDYYFSTKDWVQRVGVAVRKSAGLQIDAIEYKALDVGRVRYGMDVTISRGGNEVRLLAVHLKSGCFDKSLEQQAIAAMPNTDEKQQRRKIACEVLSKQVEPLKNWIDARKTEQTPFIVLGDFNRRFSQDIANEFTPEQGLWQALNNQNADNEPSLSSNESGDKSANKSQLWSPTLTQDSKCWGGYYKDYIDHIVFDSNAKANYVKGSFEQLVFEGEYSRELSNALSDHCPISVDIRL, encoded by the coding sequence ATGATAAAAAGAACACTGATTGCACTGCTCCCTGCCATAGCGCTTATTGGCGGATGTGCTGACACACAGAATGTTGATAGTAATGCTGAAATCAAGCTAGCAACCTGGAATATCGCCTGGCTTAGCTCTCACGAATACAACCAAAGAGCTGAGGCGGATTATGCTGAATTAGCTCGCTATGCAGTTCAGTTAGACGCTGATGTTATCGCATTGCAAGAAGTAGAAGGGCAAGAATGGGCGCACAAGGTTTTGGGCGATCAATATGACTATTATTTCTCGACTAAAGACTGGGTACAGCGAGTTGGCGTCGCCGTACGCAAATCTGCTGGATTACAAATCGATGCGATAGAATACAAAGCACTCGATGTCGGCCGTGTTCGTTATGGTATGGACGTGACTATCAGTAGAGGCGGTAATGAAGTGAGACTGCTTGCGGTGCACTTAAAGTCAGGTTGTTTTGATAAGTCGCTAGAGCAACAAGCGATAGCAGCTATGCCAAATACCGATGAGAAACAGCAAAGGCGCAAGATAGCGTGTGAAGTGCTAAGTAAACAGGTGGAACCACTAAAAAATTGGATTGATGCCCGCAAAACGGAGCAAACACCATTTATTGTATTAGGCGATTTTAACCGCAGATTCTCGCAAGATATTGCCAATGAATTCACGCCAGAGCAGGGCTTATGGCAGGCATTAAATAACCAAAATGCTGATAATGAGCCTAGTCTTTCCTCAAACGAAAGCGGCGACAAAAGCGCAAATAAGAGTCAGTTGTGGTCACCTACATTAACCCAAGACTCAAAATGCTGGGGCGGTTACTACAAAGACTACATTGACCACATCGTGTTTGATAGCAACGCTAAAGCCAATTACGTCAAAGGTTCTTTTGAGCAGCTGGTATTCGAAGGTGAGTACTCTAGAGAGCTTTCTAATGCGCTAAGCGATCACTGTCCAATTTCGGTCGATATTCGCTTATAG
- the pgm gene encoding phosphoglucomutase (alpha-D-glucose-1,6-bisphosphate-dependent): MAVHNRAGTQATQADLVNIPKLMSLYYRNIPNVEDATQAVSFGTSGHRGSALNSSFNQNHIWAITQAVVDYRKQADINGPMIVGFDTHALSYAAYLSVLEVLSANQVQVIVHQDDGFTPTPVISQAIVAANVNAQALTDGLIITPSHNPPQDGGIKYNPPHGGPAEGEITKWVESRANEYLAKQLSGVTKVNYGIAATMPWIESQDLIAPYVNCLSDVIDLDAIAKANIKIGVDPLGGSGIYYWQHIAETYGLDITLVNDAVDPSFGFMTLDKDGKIRMDCSSPYAMAGLLAHQDEFDICLGNDPDYDRHGIVCPQTGLMNPNHFLAVAIDYLCQYRPQWSKELGIGKTLVSSAIIDKVCHKHQRECVEVPVGFKWFVDGLANATLAFGGEESAGAAFLKRDGTTWCTDKDGFILALLAAEILAVTGQTPAQRYAELEQEFGQCFYKRIDSPISAKKKAKFASLTQESFVETELAGDEITAVLTHAPGNGAAIGGVKVTTANGWFAARPSGTEALFKLYGESLVSNEHLELLLEQAQQMIDAALKR, encoded by the coding sequence GTGGCAGTACACAATAGAGCAGGGACGCAAGCTACTCAGGCTGATCTAGTTAATATTCCAAAGCTAATGAGCCTTTACTATCGCAATATTCCAAATGTAGAAGACGCGACGCAAGCGGTGAGTTTTGGTACTTCTGGTCATCGTGGCAGTGCACTTAACTCAAGCTTTAATCAAAATCATATTTGGGCAATCACCCAAGCCGTGGTTGATTACCGCAAGCAGGCCGACATTAATGGCCCAATGATTGTGGGCTTTGACACCCACGCGTTATCTTACGCAGCGTATTTGTCAGTGCTTGAGGTGTTAAGTGCTAATCAGGTGCAAGTGATTGTTCATCAAGATGATGGCTTTACTCCAACGCCTGTTATTTCACAAGCCATTGTTGCCGCCAATGTAAATGCACAAGCGTTAACTGATGGTCTAATCATTACGCCATCGCACAATCCACCACAAGATGGCGGCATTAAATATAACCCGCCTCACGGTGGCCCAGCAGAAGGCGAGATCACCAAGTGGGTCGAGTCACGCGCCAACGAGTATCTTGCTAAGCAACTAAGCGGTGTCACTAAGGTTAACTATGGTATTGCCGCGACAATGCCGTGGATAGAATCTCAAGATCTTATTGCGCCTTACGTGAATTGCTTGAGCGATGTAATCGATCTAGATGCGATTGCTAAAGCAAATATCAAGATAGGTGTTGACCCATTGGGCGGCTCAGGTATTTATTACTGGCAGCATATCGCTGAAACATACGGTTTAGACATTACTCTTGTGAACGACGCTGTAGACCCAAGTTTTGGTTTTATGACCTTAGATAAAGATGGCAAGATCCGCATGGATTGCTCATCACCTTATGCTATGGCGGGACTACTTGCGCACCAGGATGAGTTCGATATTTGCCTAGGCAACGACCCAGACTACGACCGTCATGGCATTGTTTGTCCGCAAACAGGCTTAATGAATCCAAACCACTTTTTGGCGGTCGCAATTGATTATTTGTGCCAATATCGCCCGCAATGGTCAAAGGAATTAGGTATAGGTAAAACCCTAGTTTCAAGCGCCATCATTGATAAAGTCTGCCACAAGCATCAACGCGAGTGTGTTGAAGTACCTGTAGGCTTTAAGTGGTTTGTTGATGGTTTAGCCAATGCAACACTCGCATTTGGCGGCGAAGAAAGCGCCGGCGCTGCATTTTTAAAGCGTGACGGGACAACCTGGTGTACCGATAAAGACGGATTCATTCTAGCGTTATTAGCTGCCGAAATACTCGCAGTCACTGGGCAAACACCCGCGCAGCGCTATGCTGAACTTGAGCAAGAGTTTGGTCAGTGCTTCTATAAACGTATCGATAGCCCAATTAGCGCTAAGAAGAAGGCTAAGTTTGCCTCGCTAACTCAAGAGAGCTTTGTTGAAACTGAGCTAGCGGGAGATGAAATAACCGCTGTGTTAACTCATGCACCTGGCAACGGCGCAGCCATTGGCGGCGTTAAAGTCACTACGGCTAATGGCTGGTTTGCTGCAAGGCCTTCAGGTACCGAGGCTTTGTTTAAGCTGTACGGCGAGAGTTTGGTATCGAACGAGCATCTAGAGTTGCTACTTGAACAAGCACAGCAAATGATTGATGCAGCGTTAAAACGTTAG
- a CDS encoding DUF3291 domain-containing protein produces MHLAQLNIAKAKYSLDAPEIKEFVDNLDPINQLAEFSDGFIWRLKDESGDATDIQAFEDPNIIVNMSVWKSVDALKNFIFRTHHRDFLRRKKEWFDNIPTDSYVLWWVPEGHIPSIDEALEKLEYLRENGDTPRAFSFKSNFTAVDFLEKET; encoded by the coding sequence ATGCACCTAGCACAGTTAAATATAGCTAAAGCCAAATATTCATTAGACGCACCTGAAATTAAGGAATTTGTAGATAATTTAGATCCTATTAATCAGTTAGCTGAATTTAGCGATGGTTTTATTTGGCGGTTAAAAGATGAAAGTGGCGATGCTACTGATATTCAGGCTTTTGAAGACCCAAATATTATTGTAAATATGTCAGTGTGGAAATCTGTTGATGCACTGAAAAACTTCATCTTTAGAACTCACCATCGAGATTTTCTTCGCCGTAAAAAGGAATGGTTCGATAATATCCCAACGGATAGCTATGTATTATGGTGGGTTCCTGAGGGGCACATACCGTCAATAGATGAGGCTTTAGAAAAGCTAGAGTATCTAAGGGAAAATGGAGATACACCACGAGCTTTTAGCTTCAAAAGTAATTTTACAGCGGTAGATTTTCTCGAAAAAGAAACCTAA